Proteins from a genomic interval of Marmota flaviventris isolate mMarFla1 chromosome 8, mMarFla1.hap1, whole genome shotgun sequence:
- the Krtap24-1 gene encoding keratin-associated protein 24-1 — translation MSLLGYPGLCSATSHRTHCYIPVTSVALCSSDVNSTFGHYLPSSYQGNLWLLDHCQESYCEVPSCESPSCEPKTCTTDCDSTNSCVPCNSPSTGQVISACETTNIKSGPSCSPCTWTKGYVSNCYRPARYPSRACHTLLNGSNCFGQLNYLPKNFRPLNSYCPLGSLKYRSYQDPGFISRGFSPSCYIASSYQPLSYLMRNCQYPNYGSMSYRPLSYLSRNFRSLSCVPSTFPPLRYLCSGSRPLNCY, via the coding sequence ATGTCTCTTCTGGGCTACCCTGGGCTTTGCAGTGCCACATCCCACAGGACTCATTGTTACATCCCAGTGACTTCTGTTGCTCTTTGCTCCAGTGATGTAAACTCTACCTTTGGACACTATTTACCCAGTAGCTACCAAGGCAATCTCTGGCTCCTGGACCACTGCCAAGAATCCTACTGTGAAGTGCCAAGCTGTGAATCTCCGAGCTGTGAGCCCAAGACCTGTACCACAGACTGTGACTCCACAAACTCCTGTGTGCCCTGCAACTCCCCATCCACAGGCCAAGTCATCAGTGCCTGTGAAACTACCAACATCAAATCTGGCCCCAGCTGCAGCCCATGTACTTGGACCAAGGGGTACGTATCCAATTGCTACAGGCCTGCTCGGTATCCTTCCAGAGCTTGCCACACACTCCTCAATGGCTCCAACTGCTTTGGGCAACTCAACTATTTACCTAAGAATTTTCGTCCTTTAAACAGCTACTGCCCGCTGGGTAGTTTGAAGTATAGAAGCTACCAAGATCCTGGTTTCATCTCCAGGGGCTTCTCACCATCATGTTATATTGCCAGCAGCTACCAACCCCTAAGTTATTTAATGAGAAATTGCCAGTATCCAAATTATGGGTCTATGAGTTACCGACCACTGAGCTATTTATCTAGAAACTTCCGATCTCTGAGCTGTGTACCCAGTACCTTTCCACCTCTGAGGTATTTATGCAGTGGCAGCAGACCTTTGAATTGCTATTGA